The Arachis hypogaea cultivar Tifrunner chromosome 16, arahy.Tifrunner.gnm2.J5K5, whole genome shotgun sequence genome contains a region encoding:
- the LOC112754695 gene encoding uncharacterized protein isoform X1 → MALLPSPLRTLFHNISSQRFLPNPIITLNHTLTPSKEIMHLNRSRSSNSMALAVSYRYFTEEEEEDEEDHNFDEAVALFNGGEYYKCHDYLEALWHNAEDPTRTLIHGILQCAVGFHHLFNQVNHRGAMMQLGEGLCKLRKMEFSNGPFQKFEREISAVLDFIYQTQIEFAACSEDMCVAMDQTERSYQLLGEYAAGQRVYDLELGHDAIVYLVFCPQGSYGITQAPRVKLPTLKATTEHLMAYEY, encoded by the exons ATGGCTCTTCTTCCCTCTCCTCTCAGAACTCTCTTCCATAATATCTCATCCCAACGGTTTCTTCCAAACCCCATCATCACTCTTAATCATACACTCACTCCCTCAAAGGAGATTATGCACCTGAACCGCAGTAGAAGCAGCAACTCCATGGCCTTGGCTGTTTCCTACAGATATTTCactgaggaggaagaagaggatgaagaggaCCACAACTTTGATGAAGCTGTGGCTCTCTTCAATGGTGGAGAGTACTATAAATGCCATGACTATCTTGAAGCTCTTTGGCACAATGCCGAAGACCCTACCAGGACATTGATTCATGGAATACTCCAATGTGCAGTTGGTTTTCATCATCTCTTCAACCAGGTT AATCACAGAGGAGCAATGATGCAGTTAGGAGAAGGACTATGTAAGCTGAGAAAGATGGAGTTCTCAAATGGTCCATTTCAAAAGTTTGAGAGGGAGATCTCTGCTGTGTTGGACTTTATCTACCAGACACAGATTGAATTTGCAGCAT GTAGTGAGGATATGTGTGTTGCAATGGATCAAACAGAAAGATCATACCAACTTCTTGGGGAATATGCTGCAGGGCAGCGTGTATATGATCTGGAACTTGGTCATGATGCAATAGTTTACCTTGTGTTCTGCCCTCAAGGATCTTATGGCATCACTCAAGCCCCGAGGGTAAAGCTTCCTACACTTAAGGCTACTACTGAACATCTTATGGCCTATGAATACTAG
- the LOC112754695 gene encoding uncharacterized protein isoform X2 — translation MALLPSPLRTLFHNISSQRFLPNPIITLNHTLTPSKEIMHLNRSRSSNSMALAVSYRYFTEEEEEDEEDHNFDEAVALFNGGEYYKCHDYLEALWHNAEDPTRTLIHGILQCAVGFHHLFNQNHRGAMMQLGEGLCKLRKMEFSNGPFQKFEREISAVLDFIYQTQIEFAACSEDMCVAMDQTERSYQLLGEYAAGQRVYDLELGHDAIVYLVFCPQGSYGITQAPRVKLPTLKATTEHLMAYEY, via the exons ATGGCTCTTCTTCCCTCTCCTCTCAGAACTCTCTTCCATAATATCTCATCCCAACGGTTTCTTCCAAACCCCATCATCACTCTTAATCATACACTCACTCCCTCAAAGGAGATTATGCACCTGAACCGCAGTAGAAGCAGCAACTCCATGGCCTTGGCTGTTTCCTACAGATATTTCactgaggaggaagaagaggatgaagaggaCCACAACTTTGATGAAGCTGTGGCTCTCTTCAATGGTGGAGAGTACTATAAATGCCATGACTATCTTGAAGCTCTTTGGCACAATGCCGAAGACCCTACCAGGACATTGATTCATGGAATACTCCAATGTGCAGTTGGTTTTCATCATCTCTTCAACCAG AATCACAGAGGAGCAATGATGCAGTTAGGAGAAGGACTATGTAAGCTGAGAAAGATGGAGTTCTCAAATGGTCCATTTCAAAAGTTTGAGAGGGAGATCTCTGCTGTGTTGGACTTTATCTACCAGACACAGATTGAATTTGCAGCAT GTAGTGAGGATATGTGTGTTGCAATGGATCAAACAGAAAGATCATACCAACTTCTTGGGGAATATGCTGCAGGGCAGCGTGTATATGATCTGGAACTTGGTCATGATGCAATAGTTTACCTTGTGTTCTGCCCTCAAGGATCTTATGGCATCACTCAAGCCCCGAGGGTAAAGCTTCCTACACTTAAGGCTACTACTGAACATCTTATGGCCTATGAATACTAG
- the LOC112754694 gene encoding vacuolar lysine transporter YPQ1, with translation MTMRALEGFSLYHMSSSTRETASYILGVISVIVWVIAEIPQIITNYTAKSAKGLSLTFLLTWVIGDIFNLLGCILEPATLPTQLYMAVLYTIITIALGSQTIYYEHIYHGQKYKRQHEPETPEIFRRSDSAEQKASDAEHSDEYDDFSDGAKMSSPIPFPGQPQSPNSELFYQSARYLSKSFTPTAGSVLAQRASPTSSYVGSIHEGLLGSAAIRQSAPAIKIKSTFCLVSTLTFLGAIKFLQSLDRRIDPLISSPRQEVVIYVGRKLFQVGGEQMLEEGLAGSLGTLLGWAMTLIYLGGRLPQICLNIRRGHAEGLNPLMFLFALMGNVTYVGSILVISLEWSRIKPNLPWLVDAGGCVLLDGFILMQFMYFRFWSSPQSDYKPLTVA, from the exons ATGACTATGAGAGCCTTAGAGGGCTTCTCTCTATACCACATGAGCAGCAGTACAAGGGAGACAGCTTCTTACATTTTAGGTGTAATCAGTGTCATTGTTTGGGTTATTGCTGAGATACCTCAAATAATCACAAACTACACTGCAAAATCTGCTAAGGGTCTCTCTCTCACTTTCTTGTTAACATGGGTAATCGG AGATATATTCAACCTCTTGGGATGCATTCTTGAGCCTGCAACT CTTCCAACTCAGCTATATATGGCAGTG CTTTATACCATAATAACCATTGCACTTGGTTCGCAAACCATTTATTATGAGCATATATATCATGGACAAAAGTACAAGAGACAGCACGAG CCTGAGACACCAGAAATATTTAGACGAAGCGACAGTGCAGAGCAAAAAGCTAGTGATGCTGAGCAtagtgatgaatatgatgatttcAGTGATGGTGCTAAAATGAGTTCTCCTATTCCTTTTCCAGGACAACCTCAAAGTCCCAATTCAGAATTATTCTACCA GTCAGCAAGATATTTGTCTAAGAGTTTTACACCAACAGCAGGATCTGTCTTAGCCCAAAGAGCATCACCAACATCCTCTTATGTAGGCTCCATACATGAGGGTCTACTCGGTTCAGCTGCCATCCGACAATCTGCGCCAGCTATAAAGATCAAGAGCACCTTTTGTTTG GTGTCAACATTAACTTTTCTTGGTGCTATCAAGTTCCTTCAATCACTGGATAGAAGAATTGACCCGTTGATCTCCAGCCCAAGACAAGAAGTTGTGATTTATGTTGGAAGAAAGCTCTTTCAG GTTGGTGGCGAGCAGATGCTAGAAGAAGGTTTAGCAGGAAGCCTCGGGACCTTACTTGGTTGGGCAATGACATTAATATATTTGGGTGGAAGGCTGCCTCAAATATGCCTGAAT ATCAGAAGAGGTCATGCTGAG GGCCTCAATCCTTTGATGTTTCTTTTTGCTTTAATGGGGAATGTCACTTATGTTGGAAG caTACTTGTGATCAGCTTGGAATGGTCAAGAATCAAACCAAATCTACCATGGCTAGTGGATGCAGGAGGATGTGTCCTTCTAGATGGCTTT attttgatgcaatttatgtATTTCCGCTTTTGGAGCTCTCCTCAGAGTGATTATAAACCTCTGACTGTTGCTTAA